A single genomic interval of Pan paniscus chromosome 18, NHGRI_mPanPan1-v2.0_pri, whole genome shotgun sequence harbors:
- the CKLF gene encoding chemokine-like factor isoform X2, whose protein sequence is MDNVQPKIKHRPFCFSVKGHVKMLRLALTVTSMTFFIVAQAPEPYIVITGFEVTVILFFILLYILRLDRLMKWLFWPLLDIINSLVTTVFMLIVSVLALIPETTTLTVGGGVFALVTAVCCLADGALIYRKLLFNPSGPYQKKPVHEKKEVL, encoded by the exons ATGGATAACGTGCAGCCGAAAATAAAACATCGCCCCTTCTGCTTCAGTGTGAAAGGCCACGTGAAGATGCTGCGGCTG gCACTAACTGTGACATCTATGACCTTTTTTATCGTCGCACAAGCCCCTGAACCATATATTGTTATCACTGGATTTGAAGTCACCGTTATCttatttttcatacttttataTATACTCAGACTTGATCGATTAATGAAGTGGTTATTTTGGCCTTTGCTT GATATTATCAACTCACTGGTAACAACAGTATTCATGCTCATCGTATCTGTGTTGGCACTGATACCAGAAACCACAACATTGACAGTTGGTGGAGGG GTGTTTGCACTTGTGACAGCAGTATGCTGTCTTGCCGACGGGGCCCTTATTTACCGGAAGCTTCTGTTCAATCCCAGCGGTCCTTACCAGAAAAAGCCTGTGcatgaaaaaaaagaagttttgtaa
- the CMTM1 gene encoding CKLF-like MARVEL transmembrane domain-containing protein 1 isoform X2 → MDPEHAKPESSEAPSGNLKQPETAAALASSGSVVSSVPKAQRNISAKTAPRKHPAVSIRSAQSAAAARPQGSEGTAPSRKATTRPPPKPTLPPPTPSAHTESKLLNETAIKERVEGRAKVPYKFRDSLKRFSFSPTGMLKILRLSLILGALACFIITQANESFITITSLEICIVGFFILIYVLTLHHLLTYLHWPLLDLTNSIITAVFLSVVAILAMQEKKRRHLLYVGGR, encoded by the exons ATGGATCCTGAACACGCCAAACCTGAGTCATCCGAGGCACCTTCAGGGAACTTGAAACAACCAGAGACTGCCGCAGCCCTGGCAAGTAGCGGCAGCGTAGTGAGTTCTGTACCCAAGGCACAGCGCAACATCTCAGCGAAGACCGCACCCCGGAAGCACCCCGCAGTCTCAATTCGCAGTGCGCAGTCCGCAGCCGCCGCACGTCCCCAAGGCAGTGAGGGCACCGCACCCTCAAGGAAAGCCACCACACGCCCACCCCCAAAGCCCACACTTCCACCCCCCACGCCCTCTGCACACACTGAATCCAAACTCTTAAATGAGACGGCGATCAAAGAGCGCGTGGAGGGCCGAGCCAAAGTCCCGTACAAATTCAGGGACAGCCTCAAACGTTTCTCCTTCTCGCCCACTGGAATGTTGAAGATCCTGAGACTG AGTCTTATCTTAGGAGCATTAGCTTGTTTCATCATCACCCAAGCCAATGAGTCATTTATAACAATCACAAGTCTGGAAATCTGCATTGTCGGTTTTTTTATTCTAATATATGTGCTAACCCTTCACCACTTGCTGACCTATTTACATTGGCCCTTACTT GATCTTACCAACAGTATCATTACAGCTGTGTTCCTTTCAGTAGTTGCCATCTTGGccatgcaagaaaagaaaagaaggcatttaCTCTATGTCGGGGGG CGGTAA
- the CKLF gene encoding chemokine-like factor isoform X3 gives MDNVQPKIKHRPFCFSVKGHVKMLRLDIINSLVTTVFMLIVSVLALIPETTTLTVGGGVFALVTAVCCLADGALIYRKLLFNPSGPYQKKPVHEKKEVL, from the exons ATGGATAACGTGCAGCCGAAAATAAAACATCGCCCCTTCTGCTTCAGTGTGAAAGGCCACGTGAAGATGCTGCGGCTG GATATTATCAACTCACTGGTAACAACAGTATTCATGCTCATCGTATCTGTGTTGGCACTGATACCAGAAACCACAACATTGACAGTTGGTGGAGGG GTGTTTGCACTTGTGACAGCAGTATGCTGTCTTGCCGACGGGGCCCTTATTTACCGGAAGCTTCTGTTCAATCCCAGCGGTCCTTACCAGAAAAAGCCTGTGcatgaaaaaaaagaagttttgtaa
- the CMTM1 gene encoding CKLF-like MARVEL transmembrane domain-containing protein 1 isoform X1: MDPEHAKPESSEAPSGNLKQPETAAALASSGSVVSSVPKAQRNISAKTAPRKHPAVSIRSAQSAAAARPQGSEGTAPSRKATTRPPPKPTLPPPTPSAHTESKLLNETAIKERVEGRAKVPYKFRDSLKRFSFSPTGMLKILRLSLILGALACFIITQANESFITITSLEICIVGFFILIYVLTLHHLLTYLHWPLLDLTNSIITAVFLSVVAILAMQEKKRRHLLYVGGSLCLTAVIVCCIDAFVVTTKMRTNLKRFLGVEVERKLSPAKDAYPETGPDAPQRPA; this comes from the exons ATGGATCCTGAACACGCCAAACCTGAGTCATCCGAGGCACCTTCAGGGAACTTGAAACAACCAGAGACTGCCGCAGCCCTGGCAAGTAGCGGCAGCGTAGTGAGTTCTGTACCCAAGGCACAGCGCAACATCTCAGCGAAGACCGCACCCCGGAAGCACCCCGCAGTCTCAATTCGCAGTGCGCAGTCCGCAGCCGCCGCACGTCCCCAAGGCAGTGAGGGCACCGCACCCTCAAGGAAAGCCACCACACGCCCACCCCCAAAGCCCACACTTCCACCCCCCACGCCCTCTGCACACACTGAATCCAAACTCTTAAATGAGACGGCGATCAAAGAGCGCGTGGAGGGCCGAGCCAAAGTCCCGTACAAATTCAGGGACAGCCTCAAACGTTTCTCCTTCTCGCCCACTGGAATGTTGAAGATCCTGAGACTG AGTCTTATCTTAGGAGCATTAGCTTGTTTCATCATCACCCAAGCCAATGAGTCATTTATAACAATCACAAGTCTGGAAATCTGCATTGTCGGTTTTTTTATTCTAATATATGTGCTAACCCTTCACCACTTGCTGACCTATTTACATTGGCCCTTACTT GATCTTACCAACAGTATCATTACAGCTGTGTTCCTTTCAGTAGTTGCCATCTTGGccatgcaagaaaagaaaagaaggcatttaCTCTATGTCGGGGGG TCCCTGTGTCTCACAGCGGTAATCGTGTGTTGCATCGATGCGTTTGTGGTCACCACGAAGATGAGGACTAACTTGAAAAGATTCCTGGGAGTCGAAGTTGAAAGGAAGCTTTCCCCCGCCAAGGACGCCTACCCCGAAACCGGCCCCGACGCCCCGCAGAGGCCTGCCTGA
- the CKLF gene encoding chemokine-like factor isoform X1 gives MDNVQPKIKHRPFCFSVKGHVKMLRLALTVTSMTFFIVAQAPEPYIVITGFEVTVILFFILLYILRLDRLMKWLFWPLLDIINSLVTTVFMLIVSVLALIPETTTLTVGGGVSGSLSAFFHQVLSECKFIWKTDVRIESYTIFILEIPRPIYSA, from the exons ATGGATAACGTGCAGCCGAAAATAAAACATCGCCCCTTCTGCTTCAGTGTGAAAGGCCACGTGAAGATGCTGCGGCTG gCACTAACTGTGACATCTATGACCTTTTTTATCGTCGCACAAGCCCCTGAACCATATATTGTTATCACTGGATTTGAAGTCACCGTTATCttatttttcatacttttataTATACTCAGACTTGATCGATTAATGAAGTGGTTATTTTGGCCTTTGCTT GATATTATCAACTCACTGGTAACAACAGTATTCATGCTCATCGTATCTGTGTTGGCACTGATACCAGAAACCACAACATTGACAGTTGGTGGAGGGGTAAGTGGAagtctttctgctttctttcatCAGGTTTTATCAGAATGcaaatttatttggaaaacagATGTAAGAATAGAAAGCTATACTATATTCATCCTTGAGATTCCTAGGCCAATATACAGTGCCTAG